In Papaver somniferum cultivar HN1 chromosome 1, ASM357369v1, whole genome shotgun sequence, a genomic segment contains:
- the LOC113271967 gene encoding uncharacterized protein LOC113271967 produces MSRIHKRDHNGKQIFSVDKALPMEPWMMRPIFFSAQDVPMNGQAHSDPLVITLLIEEWGVTRILVNSGSSVEVLFYDTFKRMEFSDDILVPSTYRIYGFNGTITIPKGGVTLRVSDGGGYLDTLTKFCVVDVSSPYESIIGRPWIAGIKGVASAYYQRLRFPMYKGIAEVVGDPQAARQCMQVDAQINEERQARQRGENKKAKEAKVAEELKRVISQAVMTYEAQGNEPS; encoded by the coding sequence ATGTCAAGGATCCACAAGAGAGATCATAATGGGAAGCAAATTTTCAGTGTAGACAAAGCTTTGCCGATGGAACCCTGGATGATGCGACCCATCTTTTTCTCGGCTCAGGATGTCCCGATGAACGGCCAAGCTCACAGTGATCCCTTGGTTATCACCCTGCTGATTGAGGAATGGGGGGTAACAAGGATACTAGTAAATAGTGGGAGCTCAGTCGAAGTACTCTTCTACGATAcgttcaaaaggatggagttTTCGGATGATATACTCGTCCCATCGACATATCGTATCTACGGTTTTAATGGAACCATAACCATCCCGAAGGGCGGAGTAACTCTAAGGGTATCAGATGGAGGTGGTTACCTAGATACTTTAACCAAATTCTGCGTGGTTGATGTCTCCTCGCCCTATGAATCTATAATCGGAAGACCATGGATCgcgggaatcaaaggagtggcatcgGCCTATTATCAAAGGCTACGATTCCCAATGTACAAGGGGATAGCTGAGGTCGTAGGAGATCCGCAGGCAGCCCGACAGTGCATGCAGGTCGATGCCCAGATAAATGAGGAGCGACAAGCACGACAAAGGGGAGAGAATAAAAAGGCTAAAGAAGCCAAAGTCGCAGAAGAACTGAAAAGAGTTATTTCACAGGCGGTCATGACTTACGAAGCACAAGGAAACGAGCCTTCATAG